TGAAACCGAGCCCAAAAGGCGTCATTATTAGCCTTGACAGTTTTCTCCATGGAACGCCCTAGGGAAGCCTCCAGTCTTCTGCCTTCTTTAGTGATTGGCACATTAACAGTAGCAGTCATCtgcttcttcatttctttttgcatGTTCATCAGCTACAGCAGGATGATCATATCAAAGATTTAGAATTAGTACAATAATCTTCTCCAGGACTTCTCACTacagaataaattaaaaaaaatactaaaaacaAACCTCACTTTTAACCTAATGACTGCTTATACACCTCTATTTTTGCAAATAACATTCACATACCTCTAAGCAAAAACCCCACAATGAAAAGACCACATTGCCTCTCCTTGAAAACTCATTTTAAAATCTTGCATGGGGTTTTGTGGTTTTTTCTTTCAGTTGGTTTTGAGTGTTTTGGGTGGGTGGGTGTGATAATTTAGGATTTGGGGAGGGGCATTTATGGAAtgaaaatatcacattttcatAACTATGGTCACTGGCTATTTGATGTGAATGTGCAAATTGGTCTCCAAAGGTAAAACtcatattttcaaaagttgaggtATGCAAGTGGTCATCTGATGAGAGGTGAGGTATATTTTTGGTAGTTTTCCTTTAATTAACCATTTAAGTATGTCAAGCATCTAAGTGAAAAGAATGCATTCCAAAAGGTTCACTTGCTCCTATCCAAAACAATTCACCATTCAAatcttattttttcctctttaaaacAGATCAGATTTGGGACCTAACACATTTGACAAACACAAGCTACAAAAAAGCTTCCAAAGTACATAGCTAAATTGGCACATATTGACTGGACGTCTATGATGAAAACCAAAGAATATTTACAAAACCTCTAATCATCCCAAAAGCAGCACAAGGTTCAATGGAAAACTCAAACATATAGCAAAAAGACTATGTAAACCCTCAGATGCAAGCCAAGATCCTAAAGCAGTGAAAATATCAACGTCAGAAAAGAAATATGGTAAAGAAAAAACAGTAATTTTGCTCACAAGCCTATGAATGTTCCCTAGTCCAATTGGTTTTGCATTTACCTGATTAAGTTTCTCTTGCATTGCCACAATGTGAGGAAAAGCAGCTTCCATTGATGGAAGACTTGAACTTGTGACAGCTTCATTGTAAGAATCTGTTGAATTAGAAGCACTGGGGGATGATGAAGATGGACCTGAAACTTGGGAATTTCTCCCCTTCTGCTTTTTACTTTTCCCATTTGATATTGGGCCTGGCAAGACTGTTGCAGCCATACCTGGCTCCGAAACCTTTTCACATACATATTTTGATAAGTCATGGATTTCTTCCACGTCACCAGAAGGGGATTGGCCAGGTGGCTCCATCAATCTACTACCGGCAACTGGATTAGCTTCTGCCAAGCTTTCTGATAAGTCACGGGATTCCCTGGCCACCTCCATTCCAAGATCTGAAATTTGAGAAgtaaaaattctctctctactctctgcAACAAAATCCTGAGTTCGTTCCTCACGAGAAAATTCATCTTCCTGTTTAAATCCTGTATCTGCTACAACTTTGATTTCTTCTGGTGTATTACCTGCTTCACTATTAACAACCACATCCGGAGTATTTGCCTCTTCCTCACTCTTGCCACCGAGAAAACTAGTTTCAGAGGATGAAATAGCCCTTAATATTTCAGAGGGAGTAATTAAGTGAGTAGGATGTTTGAACACAACAGGATGGTTAAGCAAACTGGATGCATTATCTTGTACAACTCTCTTTTCATCATTCCTCGACTCATCCTTCGTCAAAGCCGCATCCGACGTCTGTGCAGGGACACTTTCCACTTGCCTATCTACAGAAGAATTCATGACTTGTTCGTTGCCAGTGTGATTACTAAAAGGAAGACCAGAATCAGAACCACCCGATGGACTTCTAAAACCAGAAAGTTTAAGAGACAACCTAGGACTTAAAGGAAGAGGAGGGGCAGCTGCAACGACATGAATATCAGATTGACTAGTTGAAGGTGCCACATTAATGGTTCGAGAATCTTCATCCAAGGATGTAACTGCTTGTGGAGCAGTCATCTCAACAGAAGCAGAGCTTATCGGAAACCTGATAGCCTCTGTAATGTCAGGGCTGCTTGTTCTCCCGGTTATTTTAGGTGCTGAAGCAGCTGATGGAAATTCAGTAGGTTTTATTTCGGAAGCATCTGCAGCTGTTGGTCCTTCAACATTCATCACATCACAAGACAGATCAGGATCAGACTTCTCTAATCCCACCTTCTCCAAAAGTGGTGGTAGGCACAAATATAAGTCCAAGGCATACTGCTGAATAGCTTGTGTCTGGACACAGTAAACCTGAATTACCTGTTCCCCATATGCTGATACATCACTTACCCCAGTAAAACTCAGAATGGGCATTGTGACAGTAAACTCTGCCAAATAGTCCATGCAAGTACTTGTTGGATTGGGACCATATTCTAAGTGCACAGCATAGATAGCATTCTTCTTAGCATTTGCAAGCAAAAGAAGACCAGCTTGAGGCAATACAAGAACTTGATTGAAGAATGCTTTCTGAACATGCGGTTCAGATGAACTCCTGAGGTCCAACGTCTGCATGCACTTCCATTTTTCATCATCACCTGGCAAAAGCCAACCTTCTTCACTTGCTGAAGCCCAAACCTTGAGTTCACGATTTAATGGACCCTAGAAACAGGTGCAACAATGTCAAACAAATAAGCACAAAATGATCCACTTACATGCTGTCTGTGATCATAAGTGTCAGCACTCCAACTTGTCTGTGTTGGAAAATTGTAAGGCAACAATCTAAATAATCAACATCCCGTGCAGACATACAATAATACAGGTTACATATCAATAATAACGTCATCCATAAAACAGATTAGCTTACGAGCTACATGTGGAATCCCAATTGCCGATTGCTATGTACTGGTGCCGGCAAAGATTTGATGGACAATAACAAACAaatcaagaaaggaaagaaggtcATTGAGCTTGTACCGCTGTTATAAGTATTATATGGTCTGGCCGATGGGGAGAAGTCACAAATGCAGCTGAACTAACAGGTTGGCCATCATATGGTCTCAGAACAGCAAGTGGCAATGTTTTACGATCTTCCCAAATCTTTATCTGTCACACGACACAGGCTTTCAGTCAAAACAAGTTTAAAGGCTAGGGAATATAATTGActattatcatcatcatactTTAGCAATAACCAAAGAATATGGTGACACATTATCATGATCGtaggcatgcataaaattcaGTGTAATGGGGGCCGATGCATAAAACAGGGGAGCAGAGAACAATGTCAAAAGATTccaccaaaaggaaaattttaaggATGATGCATGAAATAGGGAAGCAGAGCACAATATAGTAAGAGGACTCATAAAAACCACTCTACTTTGGGTAATAAGGCCTAGTTGTTATTGTTGCTATGCATGGACAATGGAAGCAAGGCAGAAAGTAATTAAACTAAGTTGGCCACAGCACCATTGGAGAAGTTACTCATTCAACTTCCACCATCACAAGAACATCTCAAAATGTATAGGTTTAAATCACATGAAAAGAGACTTTAGACCCAAACTAAGGTCTGAATAAATGCTAATGTACTCTCCTTCCTGCACAAGTTGAACGGTCTTCATGACCAGCCACAGTAAATGTAGGGTGCAACTTTGAGGAGCAACCCGAGAATgcacatttcttctttttctatgaaacaaagCCAGAAATAACTGCCAGGTTGGATGTTATAAAATTTCTACAGAGCTCAAGTACGATATGGTAAAGAGTTCTCCAGCCATTGCTTCCAACAATACTCTGACATGTACGCATGAAATGATTATCAGCTTTGAGCCACATAGTTTGAAGATTACTGAGAAAGATCTAAAAGTAAGACTGCAAAGGTTGATTTTGTGAAGTTAATGGAAAGCAGAACAATGTCCACTATGacatttttaattaatgttGTAGACTTTATATGTGCCAAAAGCTGCAGGAACTAGAAAGTGAAAGCAAATAACCATGATTTTCAATGACACAAAGGAAATTCTTCTCAAGGAACCCGATAATTGACCTAGATTGCCATCTCTGCAATAAAGTTTTCAGATGTGCAACGTAACTAGAAAGTGCACCAGTTTTTCTAGGCCCTTAGGGTGACATACTACTACAAACATGACATACAGCATAATAATTCCATTGATCTATTCCATTCAAATAAAACCAACAGGATATTCAAATCTGCAACGTGAGCACATTCACTTAAGCTAGCATTAGCCTTTACCTATCTACAAAAATAAAACGAGATAATAACAATGGAAGTCTTCCAACTGTGTCTATCCATCactttagtcctaaaacttgttgcCATTCTTCTAATTAGTCCTTTCATTAACTCCGTCACCTTTCACTAGACAGAAAAATCCAAGCTGGCCTTTTCTATCATTATCTCTTTATCCAAGTGGCTGTTATGTGAGAGATGGAGCTTGTTAAAGTCTAAAACAgtgttgttttcatttttaaaattaaaaaaatgaactgATAataacaaatatttaaaaattaaaaaggccAAAGAGGGGGGGTTTGTGtgagagaaacaaaaagagggcagccgccggccctcgttggGGTGATGATGGCAAGGGGCCCCCACCTATTGGTGGCAAGACAGCCGTGGTGTCCATGCGAGGGCACATACCCTGTGGCAAGGTAGGCGACAAAGGCAGGCAGTGGTGCTGCCCCTCTTCTTGCCCCCTCAGCCCAATCTCTATCAGAATTTTCGCCCCTTTTCTCTAATTTGTCTTTTTGAAAAAGGTGACGAGagttaacaaaaggaaaaatacgaAGGACGTTGAAAAGTTCAGGAGTTAATTGACTCAAAAAAGAGTCCTTGGACTAAAGCGACGATCGACACAAGTTTTCAGACTTTCACTATCATTATCCCAAATAAAACACATAAAGAACTCTTTCAGATCTAGCAGTCGAAAGCAGTGACCCAGGTATAGCTGGTTTGCCATCTGTTAACTGCAAGCCAAAATGCTTAATCAACAAAAACCTGTACAAGATGACACACGCAAAGGCCATACCGTGCCATCAACGGAAGAGGAAGCCAAACGGGAGGTCATCCACTGGCACATTGACAAATCAGTCACTTCTCCATCATGTTTTCCAACAAACTGAACCCCTTCAATAAGACTATCAATCGGACACATGAGAGGTTCCTCTGCTGAATAAAGTTCACCCTTCCCCACTTTAGTCGTATCAATTCTCAAAACATGTTCTCCTATTCCAACCACCAGAATTTCCtgaataatttcaagataattcacaaaagtcaaaagatttaaaacttgACTAGACGACCAAAAAGTCAGAGAGGGAGAAACTGCATAAGGAAAGCAGACCATACTCCAACAATGTAATTAAGTACATGAACAATGAAACACCTGTTTGTGACAATGCCAACAAACGCGTGGATGGGCAGACTCCAATCCCGTTAGTTGAATGGCAACGACAATGTTTCCAATAATCTGTTGCTTATTATCTTCCTCTACGCTTTCAGAGACTTTCCACACATAAATCCTTCCATCTGTGCTTGCACTGTAAAAAAGTATGACCTATGAGGCAAAGGAATGATAAGAACAAGCTTAAAGAAGTGAAGTGGAAAATTACCTGGCTAAAAGGTGAACATCCTCAGCAAAGAAAACCATGTCTGTGATCCTCTGAGAGAAGCAAACATTACTTAGATGAACAGAAAGGTCCAGAAAAGACAGTGATCACAAGTGAAACACTTCTCATCAAGTCTGTCTCTCTCcgaagaaataaattaaacagCAGAAAACAGAATCCCCAAAATTATATATCACATCACTTCAAGTCCACGACAAGAGAGATGCAATCACATAGTGAAGTACCGAATCAAAGAGAGGAACCTTGAGTACATCAAAGCAATGCCAGGACTATGTCCTATATGAACATATTGAACAGTCAGCATCTCATGCAATGTAGGAACCCCTCCCAATTAAATCTAAAGTCAAATGTTACTTCTTCCCACGCAATAGTGGCATGCTGGTCAATGAAGACATATCCACCTTCGAATTACTAAAGCCAACAAAGCCAATTTATTATCTAGTTTTACCAGAAAATGAGCTCGAGTTAGAAAAATGATCTATCTTAGCGCATTATCATTTCGTAACTGCGAAGAATTTAACTTACTATCATACTGGCAATATGCAAGCTCGACCTTAAATCTCAAGCGGAACGCCAACTATCAAACTTCATATAATACCCTCGCAAAGCTAGTCTACTGGAATCGAATGCCCAAAGAAATCATTCCTCaacatatattttcaaatttgatgaaCCGACCTGCGTGTGACCCCGGAGCAAAGACCGAGACGCGGTATTAATATTAAGCACCCTGATGTTCCCTTGCTTCAAACCATAGCATATGTACGACTGGTTCACCGCGATCTGGCGCCCCAACACGAGCTGGGGGTCGGACGCGTACTTCGTGATGGGCGTGACCTCGAGCTGCGGCTGCGCCTCGCCGGCCAGCCTAACATCCACGTCGTACACCACGGAATCCCCCACCAAATGCCGCCCCCTCGGGACCTTGCTGCTCGGCATCCGAGCCGGCATCGCCGGGGCGGAGCCGGCGCCGGAGCTCGGCGCGGGGAGCTCGGACGGGGCCAGAGGCGGCTGGGGCTGGGGGAGGGAGCTCAGCAGGGCCATGAGGTGGGCTCCGGCGTTAGGGCTGGGGGGCTGGAGGAGCGGGGTGGGGTAGGAGAGGGAGCGCTGCGAGAGGAGGTGGTCCTGGGGGCGAAGGGGGGTGTGGGCGGGGGAGTAATTAAAGTGGCCGTGGCCGGGCGCGTGGCCGGGGccgacggcgggggagggtaggaggaggaggaggagggggcgggGGAGAGTAAGGAATGTGGGATTGGGGCTGCGACGGGGAGGCGGGCGGCATGAAGAATTTGGCCATGTCGAAGGGGGAGGCGGAGGGGACGGCTGGTTAGGGTTTCCCGGGAAGCCATGGGGAGAGGCCGAGGCCGAGGCGCGGCTCCGATCGGGCGAGGATCGCGACGGGGGGGATTGGGCCGCGACGGCCGATCTCCGCCGTCGATGGAGGAGGATCGAGAGGTGCAgagtctagagagagagagagagagagttgtgtaGTGGAGATTGCAGAGAcgggggaggaggaaggaggagcagGAAGACGGgatttgtctttttgttttggtGGGAGGAGGAAGACGGGACTTAACTTGGCGAAAAAGGATTTGCTTTTTAGCCTTTGCTCCGGCTCGGTCGCCGTTAGCCTTTTTTCTCCGCCTTTTCTTCAGGTGGATTTGTCGAATCGCCGGCGGGGTCGCTCCGTTCTCCGGTTCGGGTCCGCCCGATCTCTACATAGCACGAGCTTTTTGGAGATCCTTAGAAGTTAAGTCACTGATTAATGTTATTTTGGCCTTGGATTTTAGCCTCACCGAAAAGGAAGAGAGTTTGAGCTTTTACGAGACCTTTGTTATCTGTCCGTCTGTGTGCCGGGATGGCGGGCTCCATGGATGCTTTTACTAATTTTGCGTGTCGTTGCATGCGTGTCCTGCATCCTCAGTTTTCCTtgtatctcttttttttttttcctcaagaggaagaaatgccTTCTAGTCGGTGATGACTAGATCTGGATGAGAACCGACATGAAACCTTTTAGGGACTTTCTTAGGTCCACGAAATCCTTATATGTTAAGTTACTGATTATGTTATTTGGGCTTCGGGTATCAGTACTTTTTACTTCATCTATCCTTGGAAAACTAAATACGATAACCCTTTTCGAAATAATCATAATTTGTTTTTATCTGATAATGAAATTAGATTCATTCAAAGTGCATTGAATCATGTTCGATCCATGAAGATTTATTTGTTTGCGATGAATTGCATCTCGTAAATTCATGTGGTcaacttgtcaaagatatatTCTCACATATCACATGAAATTCCGATTACAAATATCCACGAAAATGTggataaatttgaaaatcgggagaaaaggagaaagcatAACAATATTTTATTAGATCATATTGATTAGGATGGTGATATTTTTCCACTTAAGGCAgatcaaaaagcaaaaatctCGGCATAATTCATTACGAAGGTGGATGGCTTTTGGTGGCGCATGTTGTAATTATAGGCTGTTAAAGGCTCAACATTAGTCACGTGCTTAGGTCACGTGCTGAAGCTTTAATGGGCCCGTTGATATATGCTCTAATGGAAGCCTTAAAGAACGTTAATGGATGCGTGTCTTCAATTCACGGGCGACAGTTATGTCTTTTCAGATCTTTTTTGCAAcagtttatttgtttttataaaatcatgaattactataattatgattattattattggcTCAATTAATGTGAATAGTATTGACATGACTCTTTAGTTCATGCTCTTATAGTTTTTTTGCAACTGTTTCCCTTATTTATAAATAGATGTGCCTccttagtttttaaaaaaaaaataacaaaaattcctCAAATTCATTTAGTTTTCTCTATGGTCATTATCATAGTGtgccatttttaaaaagtattcgAGAAAGTCTTATTTGTATAATAATGATACAAACAAGTTCAAGCCGTTATACATTGAGAAGCATGGTTCGCGAAGTTGTTTTTCACCATCGGGTATGAAGTAATCACCTTAAGAAGATTTGCTTAGCTATACTTCATCTCCTGTTTATTTGTTATCACTTTCTTAGAATTATTATTGCTCTGGTCACAACAAACAGTGTTGTGTATTTTCTGCAATacataatcaattttttcaataatctTAAGGCGACTAGTTTTATTGTTTATTGGTTTTATTAGAAAATCAAGATGGCTAATGACAATCAAGTACCTAAGAtgttcaaatctttctagagACGTTTCTATGGTCTTTTCAATTGGTGAGGTTCAAACCTCCTAGCCTGGTGTTGCGGCAACAAATACTGCAAGCCATCAAGTTAAAACCATCTATGGCGGTACAAGTACAAGTCACTTGACTAATATACACCATattgtttttcaaaacaatGCATGCCAAATGCCATATGCCTCAATTTCTGGAGGGATGGTTTAGTAGACTTTGCCTAATTCAGTAGTACCAACTCCAGTAACTCCTAatgagaaactagaaaaattcACCAGTGTGGGCTTTAAGTAGTGGCAACGGAAGATGTTCTTCTATCTAATCATGTTGAATCTAATTAAGTATTTATCGGAGTTGTGCCCAATAATTAGCTATATGAGCAAGATGTCATGATGCTCAGGGCATTAGAGGCTTGGAAGCACAAGGACTTCATATGACAAAACTATATCCTAATTATTTAGTAAATTCCTTGTATTATGTTTATTGTAACattgaaattattaaacaattatGGGAGACttagaaaagaaatacaaaactAAGGACACAAGCACTGCAAAATTCGTGGTTGCCAAATTCCCAGACTTTAAGAATGTGGATTCTAAATCTATCACGAACTAGGTCCAAGAATTGCAAACAATTCTAAACGACATCTTTGCTGAGAAAATGTTACTTAAAGAATCATTCCAAGTGACAGCTATTAGTGTGAAAGCTGCATTTGAGTTGGttagacttcaaaaattatttgaagcataAACGAAAATAGATGAGCCTTAGAGATCTCATTCTATGCCTCATAATCAAGAAGAATAACAGGAGGAATGCAAATCCTTCTATGGAACTAAAGGCCAACACTATTGTGTTTTCTAATTCCAAGCAAGataggaagaggaagaagtcttttcaaggaaaatgcaAGCAGAAGGAAAAATCCCGAAAATTTCAAAGGACATATTGTTTGCAACAAGCCTGACCATCGGATTAAGGATTGCAAGAAATGCTTGAACAAAGGCAAGGGTAGTAGTGCAACCAAGCAGCTAAATCTGATAGAGTAGGAAAGTGATGAGAGACTGACTGCCAGGGTAGTGTCTAAGGTATCCTTAATATCAAATGATACCAATTGGTGATTGGATACAGGAATCACAAATCACAATTGTATGGATAAATACCTATTCTCATCTTATTAGAAAGCTAAGAAAGAGGAGATgttttatatggctaactctaCATTAGCCAAAATTGATGGGAGATGAAATGTGATCTTGAAATTCACCTTCGGCAAGGAAATCACCTTACTAAATGTGTTCCATGTATTGGAGATCCAAAAGAATCTAAATTCTGGTCCCACACTTATTAAGAAGGGTTTTAAAATTGTATTGGAATCGGACAAGTTCAATCTTTCCAATGTGGGATATATGTGAGGAAAAGATACTTGTGTAATGACCTATTTAAATCAACGTGACcgtcattgatgtaaactcgaAATTCTTGTACAAAAAAACTACTAATAAAGAGAAGTCTTTAGTTTACATTGTTATGTCTTTTTATTTATAGCATGATAGATTAGGACATATGAATTATGATATAATGAAGAAGATAGAAAACTTGGGGCTAATTCAAGATTTGAACTCATTATAAGTGTGAGACATGCGTTGGTACtaaatttgttaagaaatcTTTCAAATATGTTgaaataggggtgagcatggttccaaAGTAGAACCTAGAACCTGAGAATTGGATCGGTGGGAACttgtaggttctaggttccaggTTTCAAGGTATGCAGGGTagattccaggttccaaaaaatgagaaacctaTTTTAatgggtaggttctaggttcttagTTGGAGGAACCCGAAACTTTTAACCTGCGACTTGgaacaagttttaatatttttcttgatccatGTCTCTATGCAATCTTCCGATATTTCATGTTGTTTGATGATGGGTGTATAATCTGAAAGCACTAGTATGAATTTCCATTTTATGGCTAAggtttttactttattaatgttcatatttttcgtgtatttaaatataagttatgattagtgaattgtaatcgttcatataataatataagtgaAACCTTGGTATACCTTGGAACCTATGATAAGATTGATTTTAAGTTCTAAGATATGTAATGTAAGTTTCAAGctccaaaaaaattaaggaacctATTCCAATAGGTAGGTTCCAAATTCTAGGTAAAACTTGTACGGAACTTAAATTTGCTCATTCCTACTTTTATAtaggccttgtttggttcagcatttgggaAAAGCCTTTAGCCAAATGCAAAGGCCTTTAGCTCAAAGAGCTTTGAGGAAATgtaagactgtttggtaaattataactgaaaagtgctttagggaaatgcaagactgtttagtaaacatatatttgaaaagcctttTGGTGTGACTagattaagttttttagttttagtatttttaaaattgcaaaaaagaaacaatgactatataacattttacattttcatgttgagagtaatgtaaaagatacatattagtaaatttatttaaaaattatataaaaagaatttgattatagattagatgcaaagctcaacttttggcctagggttcttttagattcattttcaactttgaatatttttttttaattatggtagtattaatcatctttgttaattaatgatcattctagtgtattgataaaaagttgggctatcAATTGTTAtaagataaaaatgatatagaaaaaaaaGGTGAACTAATTCGGTGGATGGTGAAGCAACCGATTGTGGatgctaatttttttgagtA
The window above is part of the Eucalyptus grandis isolate ANBG69807.140 chromosome 6, ASM1654582v1, whole genome shotgun sequence genome. Proteins encoded here:
- the LOC104449088 gene encoding enhancer of mRNA-decapping protein 4 yields the protein MALLSSLPQPQPPLAPSELPAPSSGAGSAPAMPARMPSSKVPRGRHLVGDSVVYDVDVRLAGEAQPQLEVTPITKYASDPQLVLGRQIAVNQSYICYGLKQGNIRVLNINTASRSLLRGHTQRITDMVFFAEDVHLLASASTDGRIYVWKVSESVEEDNKQQIIGNIVVAIQLTGLESAHPRVCWHCHKQEILVVGIGEHVLRIDTTKVGKGELYSAEEPLMCPIDSLIEGVQFVGKHDGEVTDLSMCQWMTSRLASSSVDGTIKIWEDRKTLPLAVLRPYDGQPVSSAAFVTSPHRPDHIILITAGPLNRELKVWASASEEGWLLPGDDEKWKCMQTLDLRSSSEPHVQKAFFNQVLVLPQAGLLLLANAKKNAIYAVHLEYGPNPTSTCMDYLAEFTVTMPILSFTGVSDVSAYGEQVIQVYCVQTQAIQQYALDLYLCLPPLLEKVGLEKSDPDLSCDVMNVEGPTAADASEIKPTEFPSAASAPKITGRTSSPDITEAIRFPISSASVEMTAPQAVTSLDEDSRTINVAPSTSQSDIHVVAAAPPLPLSPRLSLKLSGFRSPSGGSDSGLPFSNHTGNEQVMNSSVDRQVESVPAQTSDAALTKDESRNDEKRVVQDNASSLLNHPVVFKHPTHLITPSEILRAISSSETSFLGGKSEEEANTPDVVVNSEAGNTPEEIKVVADTGFKQEDEFSREERTQDFVAESRERIFTSQISDLGMEVARESRDLSESLAEANPVAGSRLMEPPGQSPSGDVEEIHDLSKYVCEKVSEPGMAATVLPGPISNGKSKKQKGRNSQVSGPSSSSPSASNSTDSYNEAVTSSSLPSMEAAFPHIVAMQEKLNQLMNMQKEMKKQMTATVNVPITKEGRRLEASLGRSMEKTVKANNDAFWARFQEESFKNEKMVQDRMQQITNLLNNLMNRDMPAILDKIVKKELTTVQQSVVRAIMPAVEKTVSSAIADSFQKGVGDKAVSQLEKSVNSKLEATVTRQIVAQFQTSGRQAIQDALKSTLEASVIPAFEMSCKAVFEQVDSTFQKGITEHTTAAQQHLESVHSPLALALRDAVNSASSMTRTLSGDLAETQRKLLALAVAGANAPVNPLVTELSNGPLGVLQEKVDKPFDLTKELSRLISEHKYEEAFTLALQRSDLFIVSWLCFQVDLHRILTITPLPLSQGVLLSLLQQLACDINKDTPRKLSWMTDVASAINPSDPVIAVHVRPIFEQVYQILSHQRTLPTNASPELSSIRLLMHVINSMLMTSK